One region of Cheilinus undulatus linkage group 4, ASM1832078v1, whole genome shotgun sequence genomic DNA includes:
- the LOC121508255 gene encoding uncharacterized protein LOC121508255 yields the protein MELWTTLTIVALLLMSAGSHQAPDRANNTTPANTTDTTKVDCSCSTPVPPAPCPAAPPPSLYLISVNWTRPCEGDIILLQLLPPSSSSPSSPVCYGNPTLDQTLLDSLCEGRGECKGPLGWGIGNEIMNGYDIIKQERGQTCKKQTLLCKVKGVVRADANSHLTAYKVVTALLCCILIILFLIRFTKPTIKALQSRLSDRRQNRWIGPTQSHSVSYHRTNVVQNTEREKRLSYPALERLAVRDSREPSSNRNSDFSF from the exons ATGGAGCTCTGGACGACTCTGACCATCGTCGCTCTGCTGCTGATGTCTGCCG GATCCCATCAAGCACCTGACCGGGCAAACAACACCACACCCGCCAATACGACTGACACCACCAAGGTGGACTGTTCCTGTAGTACCCCCGTCCCCCCAGCCCCCTGTCCCGCCGCCCCACCCCCCTCTCTGTACCTCATCTCTGTCAACTGGACCAGACCATGTGAAGGAGACATCATCCTGCTGCAGCtccttcctccttcctcctcctctccctcctcccctgTTTGTTATGGGAATCCGACCCTGGATCAGACTCTGCTGGACTCGCTGTGTGAGGGTCGTGGGGAGTGCAAGGGGCCACTGGGCTGGGGGATAGGCAATGAGATCATGAATGGTTATGACATCATAAAGCAGGAGAGGGGGCAGACCTGTAAGAAGCAAACTCTGCTCTGTAAAG TTAAAGGTGTAGTCCGGGCGGACGCTAACTCCCATCTGACGGCCTATAAAGTGGTGACAGCCCTGCTCTGCTGCATCCTCATCATCCTTTTCCTGATCCGCTTCACCAAACCCACCATCAAGGCGCTGCAGAGCAGAC TTTCAGATCGGAGACAGAACCGCTGGATCGGACCAACGCAGAGTCACAGTG TGTCCTACCATCGTACCAATGTGGTCCAGAACACAGAGCGAGAGAAGAGACTGTCGTACCCGG cGCTTGAGAGACTGGCGGTCCGAGACAGCAGAGAGCCTTCATCCAACAGGAACAGTGACTTCAGCTTCtga